One part of the Microbulbifer sp. THAF38 genome encodes these proteins:
- the plsX gene encoding phosphate acyltransferase PlsX codes for MSSQLRLAVDAMGGDLGPRSVVPACIRFLHNFPEAQLKLFGPRAQLEALFLEQRYSQIPDRLEIVPCEQVVTQECNPLQAVRHKRDSTMAKALKAVAEGSAQAMVTSGNTGALLALSRSVLGNIEGVRKPALGKSVPSGHGSCYLLDLGANVGCSAEDLLQFARMGIEAQHLHTGIPREDIEVALLNIGAEAHKGTAEIRRAAELFEADPGVNYVGFVEGHDIFTGAVDVVVCDGLMGNVAMKSAEGVIRLMGQKAFTIEKKGCFKRFFGQLAIKLLRKWRTQVEPARYNGASFVGVKGNVIKSHGGASSEAFYRAMVTAKECADANLAARVGAALVQAGERNSKEMG; via the coding sequence TTGTCCAGCCAATTGCGATTGGCCGTGGATGCAATGGGCGGGGACTTAGGTCCCCGCTCTGTCGTTCCGGCCTGTATTAGATTTCTTCATAACTTCCCCGAAGCGCAGCTAAAACTCTTTGGCCCGCGCGCGCAATTAGAGGCTCTGTTCCTCGAGCAGCGTTACTCCCAAATCCCTGATCGCCTTGAAATTGTCCCCTGTGAGCAGGTTGTTACCCAGGAGTGCAACCCTTTGCAGGCCGTTCGTCATAAGCGCGACTCTACTATGGCTAAGGCTTTGAAGGCGGTGGCAGAGGGGAGTGCTCAGGCGATGGTGACTTCAGGAAATACCGGCGCCCTATTGGCTCTGAGTCGCAGCGTTCTAGGTAATATTGAGGGCGTTCGCAAACCAGCGCTGGGCAAGTCCGTACCCTCAGGGCACGGTTCCTGCTACCTTTTGGATCTCGGCGCCAATGTGGGGTGTAGTGCTGAAGACTTGTTGCAGTTTGCGCGTATGGGAATAGAGGCCCAGCATCTGCATACCGGTATCCCTCGCGAGGATATCGAAGTGGCCCTGCTGAATATCGGTGCAGAAGCGCACAAGGGAACCGCAGAGATACGCAGGGCTGCCGAGCTTTTCGAGGCAGACCCGGGAGTCAACTATGTCGGCTTTGTGGAAGGACATGACATCTTTACCGGCGCTGTCGATGTGGTTGTGTGTGATGGCCTGATGGGAAATGTGGCCATGAAATCCGCTGAGGGCGTAATAAGACTTATGGGTCAAAAAGCGTTCACCATCGAGAAAAAGGGGTGTTTCAAGCGTTTTTTTGGCCAATTAGCCATAAAGCTGTTGCGAAAATGGCGCACACAGGTAGAGCCTGCCCGCTATAATGGCGCCAGCTTTGTAGGGGTGAAGGGCAACGTGATTAAAAGCCACGGAGGTGCCAGCAGCGAAGCTTTTTACCGGGCTATGGTGACGGCAAAAGAATGTGCCGATGCCAATTTAGCCGCCAGAGTTGGCGCTGCCCTGGTGCAAGCTGGTGAGCGAAACTCAAAGGAAATGGGGTAG
- the fabD gene encoding ACP S-malonyltransferase yields the protein MTNAALAFVFPGQGSQKIGMLSEIAQEAPEIQSTFAEASEVLGYDLWDLCQNGEQEAINLTQRTQPLLLTSSVALYRLWRARGGAVPARMAGHSLGEWSALVCSGVLAFKDAVHLVRERGRLMQEAVPVGTGAMAAVIGLDDAVVEEACAEAAQGGVVAAVNYNSPGQIVIAGSSAAVERAIDACKSAGAKRAMPLPVSAPFHTELMRPAAEKLAPQIEAAEFSAPQIPVVHNVHAEAESDPAKIKALMIEQIYSPVRWTACAQKLVSDGATQWVECGPGKVLAGLVKRINRSATCHGIDTPASFNEALRATAA from the coding sequence ATGACCAATGCCGCGCTTGCATTCGTCTTTCCTGGGCAGGGATCTCAAAAGATCGGTATGCTCTCCGAGATTGCTCAGGAAGCCCCAGAAATCCAGTCCACCTTTGCTGAGGCTTCGGAGGTTCTTGGATACGACCTTTGGGATCTCTGTCAAAATGGTGAGCAGGAAGCGATCAATCTAACCCAGCGCACCCAACCCCTTCTTCTGACCTCCAGTGTTGCTCTCTATCGTCTCTGGCGTGCCCGTGGTGGTGCTGTGCCTGCGCGCATGGCGGGGCACAGTCTGGGAGAGTGGTCTGCATTAGTATGCTCTGGTGTTTTGGCTTTTAAGGATGCTGTCCACCTGGTCCGTGAGCGCGGCCGCCTGATGCAGGAAGCTGTACCCGTAGGCACTGGAGCTATGGCCGCAGTGATTGGCCTCGACGATGCGGTTGTGGAAGAGGCCTGTGCTGAAGCCGCTCAAGGGGGGGTAGTTGCCGCGGTGAACTACAACTCACCGGGGCAGATTGTTATTGCCGGCAGTAGTGCTGCGGTTGAAAGGGCCATAGATGCCTGTAAATCAGCCGGCGCCAAGCGTGCAATGCCTTTGCCGGTGAGTGCACCCTTTCATACTGAATTAATGCGTCCAGCAGCTGAAAAGCTCGCTCCTCAAATTGAGGCGGCGGAGTTCAGCGCACCGCAAATCCCTGTTGTGCACAATGTGCATGCCGAAGCCGAATCTGATCCGGCGAAGATCAAAGCTTTAATGATTGAGCAAATCTATAGCCCTGTGCGCTGGACGGCCTGTGCCCAAAAGCTTGTGAGCGATGGCGCTACACAATGGGTTGAATGTGGTCCGGGCAAGGTGCTGGCTGGTTTGGTCAAGCGCATCAATCGCAGTGCTACTTGTCACGGTATAGATACTCCTGCCAGCTTTAATGAGGCGCTGAGAGCTACAGCTGCCTGA
- the fabG gene encoding 3-oxoacyl-ACP reductase FabG → MSLKISLEGKVALVTGASRGIGAAIADMLGSQGATVIGTATSDSGAEKISARFAEKGFSGAGMVLDVTSAESIAGLHEAVKNDFAAPAILVNNAGITKDNLLMRMKDDEWDSVIETNLSAVYRMTKACLRDMTRARWGRIINISSVVGSMGNAGQSNYAATKAGVAGFARSLAAEIGSRGITVNTVAPGFIDTDMTKVLPEAQREALLEKIPLGRLGQPEEIASVVAFLASDAGAYVTGETIHVNGGMYMT, encoded by the coding sequence ATGAGCCTAAAGATTTCCCTTGAAGGTAAGGTGGCCCTGGTCACTGGCGCCAGTCGCGGTATTGGTGCGGCAATTGCGGATATGCTGGGTAGCCAGGGCGCAACGGTGATAGGTACTGCTACCAGTGATAGCGGTGCAGAGAAAATCAGTGCGCGTTTTGCCGAGAAAGGCTTTAGTGGGGCTGGTATGGTGCTTGATGTGACGAGTGCCGAAAGCATCGCCGGGCTACATGAGGCCGTGAAAAATGATTTTGCGGCGCCTGCCATCCTGGTCAATAACGCGGGCATCACTAAAGACAACTTGCTTATGCGCATGAAGGATGATGAGTGGGACTCTGTGATTGAGACAAACTTGTCCGCAGTTTACCGCATGACGAAAGCGTGTCTTCGGGATATGACCCGAGCTCGCTGGGGGCGCATCATTAATATCAGTTCTGTCGTGGGTAGCATGGGCAATGCCGGTCAGAGCAATTACGCAGCCACCAAGGCTGGAGTAGCCGGTTTTGCGCGCTCTCTGGCTGCAGAGATCGGCTCCCGCGGTATCACTGTCAATACCGTTGCCCCGGGTTTTATCGATACCGATATGACCAAAGTGCTGCCCGAAGCCCAGCGCGAGGCACTGCTTGAAAAGATTCCCCTGGGGCGCCTGGGGCAGCCTGAAGAGATCGCTTCTGTTGTGGCATTTCTGGCAAGTGATGCCGGAGCCTATGTCACAGGGGAGACGATACATGTCAATGGCGGCATGTATATGACTTGA
- the acpP gene encoding acyl carrier protein, whose product MSSIEERVKKIVAEQLGVKEEDVKPEASFVEDLGADSLDTVELVMALEEEFETEIPDEEAEKITTVQLAIDYIKDNLG is encoded by the coding sequence ATGAGCAGCATTGAAGAGCGCGTTAAAAAGATCGTTGCTGAACAACTGGGCGTGAAGGAAGAAGACGTTAAGCCTGAAGCCTCTTTTGTTGAAGATCTGGGCGCGGACTCACTCGACACAGTTGAGTTGGTAATGGCTTTGGAAGAGGAATTCGAAACCGAAATCCCCGATGAAGAAGCTGAGAAAATCACAACTGTTCAGCTGGCAATTGATTACATCAAGGACAACCTTGGTTAA